A genomic segment from Chitinophaga niabensis encodes:
- a CDS encoding chromate resistance protein ChrB domain-containing protein → MKWITREHPKIDRIACPWLIRRFIDKDAEIIYVPAEQVLPQAKVLNATPFDIPDVEYSHHKDLCTFDYFLSKHQLKDPALLKMAPIIRGADTDRHDLSAQAAGLWAISAGLAYNFRNDEELLEKGMLIYDALYSWASHLYTDKHTQSPAEHLLMEIFNKFIRQKAKQKIPDWAKELKEIIQDQLDTNLNVSLGDVSKELDINPAYLSREFSRYFDNLSFGDYIRKKRIDKAIELLQTHYSLTEIAYLTGFSDQSHFTRIFKKHTGKNPSEYRKELQKGKKDTNR, encoded by the coding sequence ATGAAATGGATCACCCGTGAACATCCCAAAATAGACCGTATTGCCTGTCCCTGGCTGATCAGGCGGTTTATTGATAAAGATGCGGAGATCATTTATGTACCTGCAGAACAGGTACTGCCTCAGGCCAAAGTACTTAATGCCACCCCTTTTGATATTCCTGATGTGGAATACAGTCATCATAAAGACCTTTGTACTTTTGATTACTTCCTGTCCAAACATCAACTGAAAGACCCTGCATTGCTGAAGATGGCGCCGATCATCAGGGGCGCGGATACAGACCGTCATGATCTTTCTGCACAGGCGGCAGGGCTTTGGGCCATATCGGCAGGCCTGGCCTATAATTTCAGGAACGATGAGGAGCTGCTGGAAAAAGGAATGCTTATCTACGACGCACTTTACAGCTGGGCCAGCCATCTGTATACAGACAAACATACGCAAAGCCCGGCAGAGCATTTGCTGATGGAGATCTTCAATAAGTTCATCCGGCAGAAAGCAAAGCAAAAGATCCCGGATTGGGCAAAAGAATTGAAAGAGATCATCCAGGACCAGCTGGATACCAACCTGAATGTAAGTTTAGGAGATGTTTCAAAAGAACTGGATATAAATCCCGCTTATCTCTCCCGGGAATTTTCCAGGTATTTTGACAACCTTTCTTTCGGGGATTATATCCGTAAGAAAAGGATAGACAAAGCCATTGAGTTGTTGCAAACCCATTACTCCCTTACGGAAATAGCTTATCTCACCGGCTTTTCAGATCAAAGCCATTTCACCCGCATCTTTAAAAAACATACCGGTAAAAACCCCTCAGAATACCGGAAAGAACTACAAAAAGGTAAAAAGGATACAAATCGTTAA
- a CDS encoding extracellular catalytic domain type 1 short-chain-length polyhydroxyalkanoate depolymerase codes for MKTVLLSLLCFCSMGCLKKKESTPANGSITVDGLIRTYTLHLPPNYREGSDFSLVIAMHGGGGNGGQFESSSRLSQKADAAKFIVVYPNGVKGDGLLKAQTWNAGGCCDYARDHNINDVKFISLLIDHLVAKYKINPKKVYATGHSNGGMMAYRLACELSDKIAAIAPNSSTMVVTQPCNASRAVPILHMHSVQDNNVPYAGGVGTGVSKHYNPPLDSVFQVWSLKNACATPAQVIVNNNSYKLTKWTDCSNNTTIQYYLTKDGGHAWPGGTPGGLPLGDKPSAVINANDLLWDFFQQYQLP; via the coding sequence ATGAAAACCGTACTGCTTTCCCTGCTTTGCTTTTGTTCTATGGGCTGCCTCAAAAAAAAGGAGTCCACTCCCGCTAATGGCAGCATCACTGTTGATGGGCTCATCAGAACTTATACCCTGCACCTACCCCCCAATTACAGGGAAGGCAGTGATTTTTCGCTGGTGATAGCGATGCATGGCGGTGGTGGGAACGGCGGGCAGTTTGAATCTTCTTCCAGGCTTTCCCAGAAAGCCGATGCAGCAAAGTTCATTGTAGTATATCCCAATGGTGTAAAAGGCGACGGTTTATTAAAAGCCCAGACCTGGAATGCAGGTGGATGCTGCGATTATGCAAGAGACCATAATATCAACGATGTGAAATTCATCAGCCTGCTGATAGATCACCTGGTTGCAAAATATAAGATCAACCCTAAAAAGGTATATGCCACCGGTCATTCCAATGGAGGCATGATGGCCTACCGGCTGGCTTGTGAACTCTCTGATAAGATAGCAGCGATCGCTCCCAATAGTTCTACCATGGTGGTCACACAGCCCTGTAATGCTTCAAGGGCAGTACCTATATTGCATATGCACTCCGTACAGGATAACAATGTTCCTTATGCCGGCGGGGTGGGAACAGGTGTTTCCAAACATTATAATCCACCACTCGATTCCGTGTTCCAGGTATGGTCATTAAAGAATGCCTGTGCTACTCCTGCGCAGGTAATTGTGAATAACAATTCCTATAAGCTCACGAAATGGACGGATTGCAGTAACAATACCACCATTCAATATTACCTCACTAAAGATGGCGGGCATGCATGGCCCGGCGGAACTCCGGGTGGTTTACCGCTTGGAGACAAACCTTCTGCGGTTATTAATGCGAATGATCTTTTATGGGATTTTTTTCAGCAATATCAATTACCTTGA
- a CDS encoding SDR family NAD(P)-dependent oxidoreductase, whose protein sequence is MILTNKTAVIYGAGGSIGGAVARAFAREGARVFLAGRTQSSLDTVAKDILALGGKAETAVVDALDEKAVTDFTDAVVAKAGRIDISFNAIGLEDVQGIPIVEMSLKDFTQPIHVAMQTQFLTAKAAGKHMIQQKGGVILSITATPAGKAYAFVGGFGPACSALEGFSRNLADELGPYGIRVVGIRSAGSPDSAVFLKALEEEGNGPEPYNAIQELIDNTMLKKLPLMAEIASAAVFLVSDQASGMTGTFANVTCGTTRD, encoded by the coding sequence ATGATACTTACAAACAAAACAGCCGTGATCTACGGTGCAGGAGGTTCCATTGGCGGTGCTGTAGCCAGGGCCTTTGCCAGGGAAGGTGCCAGGGTATTCCTGGCCGGCCGTACACAATCTTCACTGGATACAGTGGCGAAAGACATCCTTGCTTTGGGCGGCAAGGCGGAAACCGCTGTTGTAGATGCGTTGGATGAAAAGGCCGTTACTGATTTTACAGATGCAGTAGTGGCCAAAGCAGGAAGGATAGATATTTCCTTTAATGCCATTGGCCTGGAAGATGTACAGGGTATCCCCATTGTGGAGATGTCGTTGAAAGACTTTACGCAGCCTATCCATGTGGCTATGCAAACCCAGTTCCTCACGGCTAAGGCGGCAGGTAAACACATGATCCAACAGAAGGGAGGGGTGATCCTGTCCATCACGGCTACACCTGCTGGTAAAGCTTATGCATTCGTTGGTGGTTTTGGGCCGGCTTGCAGCGCACTGGAAGGATTTTCCAGGAACCTGGCGGATGAACTGGGGCCGTACGGCATCCGGGTAGTAGGCATCCGATCAGCAGGCTCTCCTGATTCCGCGGTATTTCTGAAAGCATTGGAAGAGGAAGGCAACGGTCCTGAACCCTATAACGCCATACAGGAACTGATAGATAATACGATGCTGAAGAAATTGCCCCTGATGGCGGAGATCGCCAGCGCAGCCGTGTTCCTGGTTTCCGATCAGGCCAGTGGAATGACGGGTACGTTTGCGAATGTAACCTGCGGCACTACGCGGGACTAA
- a CDS encoding chromate transporter: MPAPTYSLKQLCLYFLKLGTWGFGGPVALVGYMNRDLVERKRWITEADYKEGLALAQLAPGPLAAQLGIYLGYIHYGVTGATLTGLAFVLPSFFMVLALGAVYEAYNGIPWMQAVFYGIGASVIGIIAYSAFKLTKKSISKGLWGIYGVAAVYTIWQESESVLIFLSAGILWWLIKRPPVLRAVVPFPLWEIFFYFTKAGAFVFGSGLAIVPFLYGGVVKEYGWLTEQEFVDAVAVAMITPGPVVITVGFIGYLTAGFQGAAVAAFATFFPCYLFTVLPAPYFKKYGKHPGIKAFVDGVTAAAIGTITGAVVVLGKRSLVDGYTVAIALLTAFVCWKYSRVPEPLLILLAALVGILLKVFIL; encoded by the coding sequence ATGCCTGCACCAACATATTCACTGAAGCAGCTGTGCCTGTATTTCCTGAAACTGGGTACCTGGGGATTTGGCGGTCCCGTAGCACTGGTAGGTTATATGAACCGGGACCTTGTAGAGCGTAAAAGATGGATCACAGAAGCAGATTACAAAGAAGGGCTGGCCCTTGCACAGCTTGCACCAGGCCCCCTGGCGGCTCAGCTGGGCATTTACCTGGGATATATACATTACGGCGTAACAGGTGCTACACTCACCGGGCTCGCTTTTGTATTACCTTCTTTTTTCATGGTGCTGGCATTGGGTGCCGTCTATGAAGCTTACAATGGTATCCCATGGATGCAGGCCGTCTTTTATGGTATTGGTGCCAGCGTGATAGGGATCATTGCTTACAGCGCCTTTAAGCTCACAAAGAAAAGCATTTCAAAGGGCCTGTGGGGCATCTACGGTGTAGCAGCTGTTTATACGATATGGCAGGAAAGTGAATCCGTGCTTATTTTCCTGTCTGCCGGAATACTCTGGTGGCTCATCAAAAGACCGCCGGTATTGCGCGCCGTGGTTCCTTTCCCCTTATGGGAGATCTTCTTTTATTTCACCAAGGCGGGCGCTTTTGTTTTTGGCAGCGGCCTGGCCATTGTTCCCTTTCTCTATGGGGGAGTGGTGAAAGAATACGGCTGGTTAACCGAACAGGAATTCGTTGATGCAGTAGCCGTAGCTATGATCACACCGGGACCTGTTGTGATCACAGTCGGGTTCATCGGTTATCTCACCGCAGGTTTTCAGGGTGCTGCTGTGGCAGCATTCGCTACTTTTTTCCCTTGTTACCTCTTTACGGTATTACCTGCGCCTTATTTTAAAAAATATGGAAAACATCCCGGCATTAAAGCTTTCGTTGATGGCGTAACGGCTGCTGCCATTGGCACTATCACCGGCGCCGTGGTTGTATTGGGTAAACGTTCCCTGGTAGATGGGTATACGGTTGCCATCGCATTGTTAACCGCCTTTGTTTGCTGGAAATACAGCAGGGTGCCGGAACCACTACTGATCCTTTTAGCAGCACTGGTGGGAATCCTTTTAAAAGTCTTCATCTTATGA
- a CDS encoding class I SAM-dependent methyltransferase, with the protein MDVKAIAEQLRKPVGDLGKEVGVKMNEGNLYINQYTIAALEIKSHQQVLEIGMGNGFFVKDILTAAPSVKYTGCDVSETMVAEARSLNTRFIQKRQAEFIVAAADELPLFDALFDTVFMVNTLYFWEFPQKELAEVRRVLKPGGKIFIAIRPASVMQSLPFVQYGFRLYEKKDVAVLLKQNGFNRIHSIEKPEPVGKMQTLIVRAEKI; encoded by the coding sequence ATGGACGTTAAAGCTATTGCTGAACAATTGAGGAAACCAGTGGGCGATCTGGGGAAAGAGGTGGGCGTAAAGATGAATGAAGGGAACCTGTACATTAACCAGTATACTATCGCGGCTTTAGAGATAAAAAGCCATCAGCAGGTCCTGGAGATCGGGATGGGGAACGGTTTTTTTGTGAAGGATATATTAACTGCGGCCCCTTCGGTGAAATATACCGGCTGTGATGTTTCAGAAACAATGGTAGCGGAGGCCCGGTCCCTGAACACCCGTTTTATACAAAAAAGACAGGCGGAATTCATTGTAGCAGCTGCTGATGAACTGCCTTTATTCGACGCACTCTTTGATACAGTGTTCATGGTGAATACGCTTTACTTCTGGGAATTCCCGCAGAAAGAACTGGCAGAGGTCCGCAGGGTATTAAAACCAGGCGGGAAGATATTCATTGCCATCAGGCCGGCATCTGTAATGCAGTCGCTACCCTTTGTGCAGTATGGCTTTCGCCTGTATGAAAAGAAAGATGTAGCGGTGCTGCTGAAGCAGAATGGATTTAACAGGATACACAGCATTGAAAAGCCGGAGCCCGTGGGGAAAATGCAAACACTGATCGTACGTGCGGAGAAAATTTAG
- a CDS encoding YqaE/Pmp3 family membrane protein, with amino-acid sequence MILIAILAPWLSFLLRGKLLSAFVAFTVELIAAFSFIFFGLSFFVAWFILAVWAVTSYNNAKADKRNRALIRAMRSKG; translated from the coding sequence ATGATATTAATCGCCATTCTGGCTCCCTGGCTTTCCTTCCTTTTAAGAGGAAAATTACTTTCTGCATTTGTTGCATTTACTGTAGAGCTGATAGCAGCGTTTTCGTTCATATTCTTTGGCCTGAGCTTTTTTGTGGCCTGGTTTATCCTGGCTGTATGGGCTGTTACGTCTTATAACAATGCGAAGGCGGATAAGCGGAACAGGGCTTTGATCAGGGCTATGCGGTCAAAAGGCTAA
- a CDS encoding efflux transporter outer membrane subunit: MTRLNQYLIAILGAASLAACKVGKDFQRPEVALPAQFNNVPATDSSVANAAWRQFFPDPALQQLIGDALANNFDLQIALKRIEAASAYVKQAKAAFLPSITANATANTSIPSKNSLNGANLNNLLGTSHIEDFNLGVGLSWEIDVWGKIRRQKEAALASYLQTFEAAKAVQTGIIANVANSYFNLLMLDAQLSIARSNVALSDTIVQMIRMQKTAGEVTELAVQQAVAQKQAAELLIPQLEQASTIQENAIRILTGQMPGPVARNGSLEAYPVWDNLETGVPAKVISNRPDVKASELGLKAANAQVGVAQGSMYPALSLTANGGLNAYEIGKWFAMPNSLFGTVAGNIAQPIFQQRRLKTQLEVAKVDRDQAVILFRQSVTNAVREVSNALVQLDKLHTQQDIAATRLQTTQQAVNNARLLFRSGLANYLEVISAQGNSLQAELTQVDIRRQRLTAMVDLYRSLGGGYQ, translated from the coding sequence ATGACGCGTTTAAATCAATATCTCATAGCTATACTTGGTGCTGCCTCATTGGCCGCTTGTAAGGTCGGAAAGGACTTTCAGCGGCCGGAGGTTGCGCTCCCCGCGCAATTCAACAACGTACCTGCTACAGATAGCAGCGTGGCCAACGCAGCCTGGAGGCAATTCTTCCCCGATCCTGCATTACAGCAACTGATCGGTGATGCACTCGCCAATAACTTCGATCTGCAAATAGCACTGAAGAGGATAGAAGCCGCTTCTGCTTATGTGAAACAGGCAAAGGCAGCATTTTTACCCTCCATTACAGCTAACGCCACTGCAAACACTTCGATCCCTTCCAAGAACAGTCTCAACGGGGCCAACCTGAATAACTTACTGGGAACAAGCCACATTGAAGACTTCAATCTTGGGGTGGGCCTTTCATGGGAAATAGATGTATGGGGTAAGATCCGCCGCCAGAAAGAAGCAGCATTAGCTTCTTACCTGCAAACATTCGAAGCCGCAAAAGCTGTGCAAACAGGCATCATCGCCAATGTAGCCAACAGTTACTTCAACCTGCTGATGCTGGATGCGCAGCTTTCCATTGCCCGCAGCAATGTGGCGCTGAGCGATACCATCGTGCAAATGATCCGTATGCAGAAAACAGCCGGCGAAGTAACAGAACTGGCCGTACAGCAAGCGGTAGCGCAGAAGCAGGCCGCAGAATTGCTGATCCCGCAACTGGAACAGGCTTCTACGATCCAGGAGAATGCCATCCGCATCCTCACCGGTCAGATGCCGGGCCCTGTTGCCCGCAATGGTTCACTGGAAGCGTACCCGGTATGGGATAACCTGGAAACAGGTGTTCCGGCAAAAGTGATCAGCAACCGCCCGGATGTGAAAGCCTCTGAATTAGGGTTGAAAGCTGCCAACGCCCAGGTGGGTGTTGCGCAGGGAAGCATGTATCCTGCTTTAAGTTTAACCGCTAACGGTGGTTTGAATGCCTACGAGATCGGAAAATGGTTCGCCATGCCCAATTCATTATTTGGTACCGTAGCCGGAAACATTGCACAACCCATCTTCCAGCAACGCCGTTTAAAAACGCAACTGGAAGTAGCGAAAGTAGATCGTGACCAGGCAGTGATCCTTTTCCGCCAGTCAGTGACCAATGCCGTGCGCGAAGTATCCAATGCACTCGTACAGTTAGATAAACTACACACACAACAGGACATAGCCGCAACCCGCCTGCAAACCACACAACAGGCCGTGAACAACGCCCGTTTACTGTTCCGCAGCGGATTGGCCAATTACCTGGAAGTTATCTCCGCACAGGGCAACAGCCTGCAGGCAGAATTAACACAGGTAGATATCCGCCGCCAGCGCCTTACGGCAATGGTTGACCTTTACCGTTCATTAGGGGGAGGATATCAATAA
- a CDS encoding sigma factor-like helix-turn-helix DNA-binding protein — protein MKFFSDALPKHCKEIFLLSRQENLGNQEITDRLNISKRSVENQITHALQYLRVNLKNFFILLFC, from the coding sequence ATTAAGTTTTTCTCTGACGCATTACCTAAGCACTGTAAAGAGATCTTTCTGTTAAGCCGCCAGGAGAACCTGGGTAACCAGGAGATTACGGACAGGCTGAATATTTCTAAGAGAAGTGTAGAGAATCAGATCACACATGCTTTGCAGTATCTGCGGGTGAACCTTAAGAACTTTTTTATTCTCTTATTTTGCTGA
- a CDS encoding GNAT family N-acetyltransferase: MLIRPYTAADRQACITAFKSNMPKFFMPHELTDFEEWLNDVEEGKIQAPDEQYYVIEQDHEVIGCGGFSVYPDKQRATMTWGLVHNSMHKKGLGKALILHRIAAIRKAFPAVTIGLDTTQHSFSFFEKLGFVTTKITNDSYGEGMHRYDMELSPA; this comes from the coding sequence ATGCTTATCAGACCTTACACTGCAGCGGACCGGCAGGCTTGCATTACCGCATTTAAAAGTAATATGCCCAAATTTTTCATGCCACATGAATTAACCGATTTTGAGGAATGGCTAAATGATGTGGAGGAAGGAAAGATACAAGCACCTGACGAACAATATTATGTGATAGAGCAGGACCATGAAGTGATTGGCTGCGGTGGCTTCTCTGTATACCCGGATAAGCAACGGGCCACCATGACCTGGGGGCTTGTGCATAACAGCATGCATAAAAAAGGCCTGGGCAAAGCCCTGATCCTGCACAGGATTGCAGCCATCAGGAAAGCATTTCCTGCTGTCACCATCGGCCTTGATACCACGCAGCATTCCTTTTCTTTCTTTGAGAAGCTGGGGTTTGTGACCACCAAAATAACCAATGATTCCTACGGAGAAGGCATGCACCGTTACGATATGGAACTTAGTCCCGCGTAG